The Chitinophaga sp. H8 genome contains a region encoding:
- a CDS encoding beta-N-acetylhexosaminidase, which yields MKLILQTAFLFACITTCLKTQAQRVKIIPEPVRITDKAGDFVFSNNTRLITTTQDTLVLQSMALFSRSFQATTGIWLHQSNPAGSTRGIILVELKPGPLVSTPEGYLLNISPDSIKITAATPAGIFYAFQNLAQLLPADQKKQPQKPWKIPCAYIVDYPQYPYRGMHLDVSRHFFPPAFIKQYIDLLATFKINVFHWHLTDSHGWRLEIKQYPKLTTVGAWRANRDNIPMTVAQATQPGEPATYGGFYTQEAVKEIIAYARQRNVMIIPEIEMPGHCTAALVAYPQYSDLNNNTPLLMPCGYPGDLQHNFCVGYDSTYIFLQNILQEVMALFPAAYIHIGGDEVRPEPWLNCPRCQRKMKENGFTTARQLQAYFTARIDSFITAHGKKMMGWDEILGAAIAPSSVSMSWHGDSKAIAAAARGNATVMTPYQYTYFDFYQSDPGLEPAITYARLQLDTVYHFNPMPRAFTAAQAGSILGGEGCLWTENIPTPQHVEYMLLPRLLALSEALWSPEDKKDYARFITKTETQFHRFDAAGIRYAKSMYNVNIRPVADSAAQSITVTLTDQTYRYPIHYTLDGTTPTVRSPLYEKPVVIHASAVLKAATFIHNRPAGKINTDTFLLHKAVGATVAIQPAHEAPGRLLDGILGTIEPYDARWMMLTDSLTTVTIRLHPQQLVQSLTARFMEDQVGNLYLPRKINVSVSIDGIHYTDCFTVANAVAPQQLLRHVAKYVMPIQQQARYIKVSIHNANLHTLADKNIIMLDELVVQ from the coding sequence ATGAAGCTTATCCTTCAGACGGCATTTTTATTTGCCTGCATAACCACTTGCTTAAAAACACAGGCACAACGGGTAAAAATCATACCGGAGCCGGTGCGTATAACAGACAAAGCCGGCGATTTTGTTTTCAGCAACAATACCAGGCTGATTACCACCACGCAGGATACCCTTGTGCTGCAAAGCATGGCACTGTTCAGCAGGTCGTTTCAGGCTACAACGGGCATCTGGTTGCACCAGTCAAACCCTGCTGGCAGTACCAGGGGTATTATCCTGGTTGAACTGAAGCCCGGCCCGCTTGTCAGTACCCCGGAAGGCTACCTGCTCAACATATCGCCAGACAGTATAAAGATCACCGCGGCTACACCGGCAGGAATATTTTATGCCTTTCAAAACCTGGCACAATTACTTCCGGCAGATCAGAAAAAACAACCGCAAAAACCATGGAAAATCCCCTGCGCTTACATCGTTGATTATCCGCAATACCCTTACCGCGGCATGCATCTGGATGTAAGCCGTCATTTCTTTCCACCTGCTTTCATCAAACAATACATTGATCTGCTCGCTACCTTCAAGATCAATGTATTTCACTGGCACCTGACAGATAGCCACGGCTGGCGGCTGGAGATCAAACAATATCCTAAGCTTACCACAGTGGGGGCCTGGCGTGCCAACAGGGACAATATACCCATGACCGTTGCCCAGGCCACCCAACCCGGAGAACCTGCCACCTATGGCGGATTTTACACCCAGGAAGCAGTAAAAGAAATCATTGCATACGCCCGGCAAAGAAATGTGATGATCATTCCAGAAATAGAAATGCCAGGGCATTGCACCGCAGCGTTGGTGGCTTATCCCCAATACAGCGATTTAAATAACAATACGCCCCTGCTGATGCCTTGTGGCTATCCCGGAGACCTGCAACATAATTTCTGTGTGGGCTATGATAGTACCTATATTTTCCTGCAAAACATCTTGCAGGAAGTAATGGCGTTATTTCCTGCGGCATACATCCATATAGGCGGTGATGAAGTACGCCCGGAGCCCTGGCTCAATTGCCCCAGATGCCAGCGTAAAATGAAGGAAAATGGCTTTACCACTGCCCGGCAGCTACAAGCGTATTTCACGGCACGCATCGATAGCTTTATCACTGCTCATGGAAAAAAGATGATGGGATGGGATGAGATCCTGGGTGCTGCGATCGCCCCATCTTCAGTGAGCATGTCGTGGCATGGAGACAGCAAAGCCATAGCAGCCGCGGCCCGGGGTAATGCCACGGTGATGACGCCATACCAATACACTTACTTCGACTTCTATCAGTCGGACCCTGGCCTGGAGCCAGCTATTACCTATGCCAGGTTGCAGCTGGATACTGTGTATCATTTTAATCCTATGCCCAGGGCATTCACGGCTGCACAGGCAGGCAGCATACTGGGTGGAGAAGGATGCCTGTGGACAGAGAACATACCCACCCCGCAGCACGTGGAATATATGTTACTGCCACGCCTGCTGGCTTTATCAGAAGCATTATGGTCGCCGGAAGATAAAAAAGATTATGCCAGGTTCATCACCAAAACGGAAACGCAGTTTCACCGTTTTGATGCCGCTGGCATTCGTTATGCTAAAAGCATGTACAATGTAAATATTCGTCCGGTAGCAGACAGTGCCGCCCAAAGCATCACCGTAACACTTACCGACCAGACCTACCGCTACCCTATCCATTATACCCTGGATGGTACTACACCAACGGTACGATCTCCGCTATATGAAAAACCAGTTGTTATTCATGCCAGTGCGGTGCTCAAAGCCGCTACATTTATCCATAATAGGCCAGCAGGGAAAATAAATACAGATACGTTCCTCCTGCATAAAGCTGTGGGCGCCACAGTTGCTATACAACCTGCTCATGAAGCCCCCGGCCGTTTGCTGGACGGCATACTGGGGACCATAGAGCCTTACGATGCACGATGGATGATGCTCACCGATTCGCTGACAACGGTCACCATCCGCCTGCACCCGCAACAGCTGGTACAATCTCTCACTGCAAGGTTTATGGAAGATCAGGTAGGCAACCTTTATCTGCCCAGGAAAATAAATGTAAGTGTTTCTATCGACGGCATACATTATACCGATTGTTTTACCGTTGCTAATGCCGTTGCACCGCAGCAGTTATTAAGACACGTGGCAAAGTATGTTAT
- a CDS encoding SusD/RagB family nutrient-binding outer membrane lipoprotein yields MNLLSLKYTSAKTCMVTLFCYVIMTSACTKKFDAINTDPNTFSGLTQATIPNAFAKAEYQGIYGDPGIYQLARNLFADLWSQYYATIDPGASPDRYVQRKDWEFYQWLSMYGSAYPTLKKVIDATEGKDIPANAIAKIWKVYIFHSHTDFYGPVPYFNAGSGEFSIPYDAQKDIYYDLFKVLDTAVTALKAANQELTPYGNNDLIYHGNIGKWTKLANTLRLRLALRISYVEPGKAKEEAEKAVTAGVMQTNDDNAMMDVATASPNGLNLMSPWGNFRMSASMESYLKGFNDPRLPVYFSTASDGKYHGLRNGLSVAQLTGANPGGAGNNLSNIGPGWVPELAATNKLTVMYSSEAYFLRAEGALNGWSMGGTPQDLYQQGITRSLQQWGINNTAIQNYLQSTTPPVAPGDFLHSPAVADLTVKFATDPKIQRQQILTQKWLALFPDGIEAWAELRRTGYPVVYPVANSDNPDVPATMIIKRFTFITLEYESNKQAVQNALPLLNGPDKNNTPVWWDIK; encoded by the coding sequence ATGAACTTACTTTCTTTAAAATATACTTCCGCTAAAACCTGTATGGTCACCCTCTTTTGTTATGTGATCATGACAAGTGCCTGCACTAAAAAGTTTGATGCTATCAATACTGATCCTAACACTTTCAGCGGGCTTACGCAGGCTACTATACCCAATGCCTTTGCCAAAGCGGAATACCAGGGTATTTATGGTGATCCGGGCATCTACCAGCTGGCCCGTAACCTTTTTGCGGATCTCTGGAGCCAGTATTATGCCACTATTGACCCAGGTGCTTCTCCCGACCGGTATGTTCAGCGCAAAGACTGGGAATTTTACCAGTGGTTGTCTATGTACGGCAGTGCCTATCCTACCCTCAAAAAAGTGATAGATGCCACGGAAGGCAAGGATATTCCGGCCAATGCCATCGCCAAAATATGGAAGGTGTATATCTTTCATTCCCATACTGATTTTTATGGCCCTGTGCCTTACTTCAATGCCGGCAGTGGTGAGTTCAGTATTCCATACGATGCACAAAAAGATATTTACTACGATTTGTTCAAAGTGCTGGATACGGCCGTTACCGCACTTAAAGCCGCCAACCAGGAGCTAACACCTTATGGCAACAACGACCTGATCTATCATGGCAATATTGGCAAATGGACAAAACTGGCCAATACGCTGCGGTTACGCCTGGCCCTGCGCATCTCCTACGTGGAGCCTGGCAAGGCGAAGGAAGAGGCTGAAAAAGCCGTTACGGCAGGTGTTATGCAAACCAACGACGACAACGCCATGATGGATGTAGCAACGGCATCGCCCAATGGCTTAAACCTGATGTCGCCCTGGGGTAATTTCCGGATGAGCGCTTCTATGGAAAGTTATCTTAAAGGGTTCAACGACCCGCGCCTCCCCGTATATTTCAGTACTGCCTCAGATGGAAAATACCATGGCCTGCGCAATGGCCTGTCGGTAGCCCAGCTTACGGGCGCCAATCCGGGCGGCGCCGGCAACAATCTCTCTAACATCGGCCCCGGATGGGTTCCTGAGCTTGCCGCTACTAACAAACTGACCGTCATGTATTCGTCCGAAGCATACTTCCTGCGTGCGGAAGGTGCGCTCAATGGCTGGAGCATGGGTGGTACCCCACAGGATTTGTATCAGCAAGGTATTACCCGTTCCCTGCAACAATGGGGCATCAACAATACCGCTATTCAAAACTACCTGCAAAGTACCACGCCACCGGTAGCACCAGGCGACTTTCTTCACTCACCGGCAGTAGCAGATCTTACTGTAAAATTTGCTACCGACCCGAAAATACAACGGCAACAGATCCTCACCCAAAAATGGCTCGCCCTTTTTCCAGATGGGATAGAAGCGTGGGCAGAACTGCGCCGTACCGGTTATCCGGTGGTATACCCGGTGGCCAATTCTGATAATCCTGATGTGCCAGCTACCATGATCATCAAACGCTTTACGTTTATTACACTGGAATATGAATCCAACAAACAGGCTGTTCAAAATGCACTCCCCCTGCTGAATGGCCCGGACAAAAACAATACCCCTGTGTGGTGGGATATAAAATAA
- a CDS encoding SusC/RagA family TonB-linked outer membrane protein, giving the protein MKKLRASKFSFTHKALFKVLLLMKLTAFFLLIACLSVHAKSTGQTRINLVLKDVHIKTALLSIQRNSPYRFIYNDDLLPQATTVSIKATNADIREVLDSVFTHTLLTYRILDNNLIVISQQKVSTAIKGTIKLRNKDGTITAGAYISVREKGTSNGTITDNDGGFTLTVSDPNAILEISHVGYTKLNFPLNGETTVAIILNADEKQLNEVVVTALGITREKRSLTYATQGLKGEDLSNSREANITSAINGKVAGLTINKTNSGPGGSNRIVFRGNRSIGRTNQPLIVVDGVRIDNTPKAGADVALFGARDNGDGISNINPDDIESMTVLTGASAAALYGSDASNGAIIVTTKKGRIGKGIGVQVSSSAALSTPLTWPGLQNIYGQGDAGVFIPASANSWGPKMTGQQVKDWTGKTQPLTPQAGNFKDFFRTGSELINSIALSRGNEQSQTYFSYTNTYSKGILPNNDYKRNNFLLRQTTTLAKGFSLDVKANFLVEDVLNRPLTGAGNRIMSTLYAMPRSLRLDDVKNFETTEADGTLSQHYWATETPAFQNPYWSAYRNLYSRQRNRFIGLAALRYQLTPDLSIQARTSIDYYNDLGEEKDYNDSYWLTDYPGRGNYVINKESNQQFNNDILVSYNKDLTDKLTLAVHAGASLEQYHAERTTLNNQGLNAPNIFATSNAVALTNSLNNYIPYAPLTRTEKQSVYASAQLSYNNYLFLDLTGRNDWNSTLPVKNASYFFPSAGISAILNDLLHLPQAISLLKVRTSYAFVGNGTGFNELKPVYSLVAGGNGGFLLIDPTLRNADLKPEETHSFEAGLEAGFMKNRLSFEATFYNTNTINQILTIPVPAASGYSTRIINAGKIRNTGVELLVNAQPVNSKNFKWNISVNFGANRNRVIKLDSLQRRVLLSSPQALGAIVVAEGEKYGELYTSSLQRDAAGHIVVDATGKPLLISDQSKYVGNFNPDWTAGIVNKLQYKNWTLYFLIDERKGGTIISGTEALMAAAGTLSATTVNRETGFVIPDAVTAEGDKNTKTISAQDYWTQVANNSIGELFAHSATNIRLREASISYAIPASWLRTKFIEHASLSLVGRNLFFFKNNANGIDPETALGTGNNQGIEYAAIPSTRSYALYLKFNF; this is encoded by the coding sequence ATGAAAAAATTGCGTGCCAGCAAGTTTTCTTTTACCCATAAGGCATTATTTAAGGTTTTACTGCTCATGAAACTAACTGCCTTTTTTCTATTAATTGCCTGTTTGTCTGTACATGCAAAAAGTACAGGGCAAACAAGGATTAACCTTGTATTAAAGGACGTGCATATTAAAACTGCATTGCTCTCCATCCAACGCAACAGTCCTTACCGCTTTATCTACAATGATGATCTGTTGCCACAGGCAACCACCGTTAGCATCAAAGCCACCAATGCCGACATCAGGGAGGTACTGGATTCCGTTTTTACACACACCCTTCTTACCTACCGCATCCTGGACAATAACCTGATCGTCATTTCGCAACAAAAGGTGAGCACAGCCATCAAAGGGACGATCAAACTGCGTAATAAAGATGGTACCATCACTGCCGGGGCCTATATATCTGTGAGGGAAAAGGGCACCTCCAATGGTACCATCACAGACAATGATGGCGGGTTCACCTTAACCGTATCCGATCCCAATGCTATTCTTGAAATTTCGCACGTAGGATATACCAAGCTCAACTTCCCACTCAATGGTGAAACTACGGTAGCGATCATACTAAATGCCGATGAGAAGCAACTGAACGAAGTAGTGGTCACTGCATTAGGTATTACGCGCGAAAAACGGTCGCTCACCTATGCTACCCAGGGTTTAAAAGGAGAAGATCTCAGCAACTCCCGTGAAGCAAATATCACCAGCGCCATCAATGGTAAAGTAGCCGGGCTTACTATTAATAAAACAAACTCCGGCCCCGGCGGGTCCAACAGGATCGTTTTCCGGGGCAACCGTTCTATTGGCCGTACCAACCAGCCCCTGATCGTGGTAGACGGGGTACGTATAGATAATACGCCCAAAGCTGGTGCTGATGTGGCCCTCTTCGGGGCACGTGACAACGGCGATGGCATTTCCAATATTAATCCGGATGATATCGAATCCATGACCGTGTTAACGGGTGCTTCTGCCGCAGCATTGTATGGCTCCGATGCCTCTAACGGGGCTATCATTGTTACCACCAAAAAAGGCAGGATTGGTAAAGGGATCGGGGTACAGGTTTCCAGCTCGGCAGCACTGTCTACCCCACTCACCTGGCCCGGGCTGCAAAATATTTATGGTCAGGGCGATGCAGGTGTTTTCATCCCGGCAAGTGCCAATAGCTGGGGACCAAAAATGACTGGTCAGCAAGTGAAAGACTGGACCGGCAAAACACAGCCGCTCACACCGCAAGCCGGTAACTTTAAAGATTTTTTCCGTACCGGCTCGGAACTGATCAATTCCATCGCGCTTTCCCGTGGAAACGAACAGTCACAAACTTATTTTTCTTATACCAATACCTACAGCAAGGGTATTTTGCCTAACAACGATTATAAGAGAAACAATTTCTTATTGCGCCAAACCACCACACTGGCAAAAGGGTTTTCGCTGGATGTTAAAGCCAACTTCCTGGTAGAAGATGTGCTGAACCGGCCACTAACGGGGGCGGGTAACCGCATCATGAGCACGCTGTATGCCATGCCCCGCAGCCTGCGGCTGGATGATGTTAAAAACTTTGAAACAACGGAAGCAGATGGCACCCTGAGCCAGCACTACTGGGCCACAGAAACGCCCGCTTTTCAAAATCCATACTGGAGCGCTTACCGTAACCTGTACAGCCGCCAGCGCAACCGTTTTATAGGTCTTGCTGCTTTACGCTACCAGCTTACACCTGACCTCAGCATACAGGCGAGAACAAGTATTGATTATTATAACGACCTGGGTGAAGAAAAAGATTATAACGATTCCTATTGGCTGACGGATTACCCTGGCAGGGGCAATTATGTGATCAATAAAGAATCGAACCAGCAATTCAACAACGATATTCTTGTCAGCTATAACAAAGATCTTACAGATAAACTTACCCTTGCAGTACATGCAGGTGCCAGCCTGGAGCAATACCATGCTGAAAGAACAACGCTCAATAATCAGGGCCTCAATGCACCTAACATTTTCGCTACTTCAAATGCAGTAGCACTAACCAACAGCCTCAATAATTACATTCCATACGCACCGCTCACCCGGACGGAAAAGCAGTCGGTATACGCCTCTGCACAGCTGAGCTATAACAACTACCTGTTCCTCGATCTTACAGGACGCAATGACTGGAACTCTACGCTGCCCGTTAAAAACGCTTCCTATTTTTTCCCTTCCGCAGGTATTAGCGCTATACTCAACGATCTATTGCACTTGCCGCAGGCCATCTCCCTGCTGAAGGTGAGAACTTCGTATGCTTTTGTGGGTAACGGTACCGGCTTCAATGAGCTAAAACCCGTATACTCCCTGGTAGCTGGTGGTAATGGTGGGTTCTTATTGATTGACCCCACTTTGCGCAATGCTGATTTAAAACCGGAAGAAACACACTCTTTCGAAGCCGGACTGGAAGCAGGATTTATGAAGAACCGGTTGAGCTTTGAAGCTACCTTTTATAATACGAATACGATCAATCAAATCCTCACCATACCGGTACCCGCTGCTTCAGGATACTCTACCCGCATTATCAATGCAGGAAAGATCAGGAATACCGGTGTAGAATTACTGGTAAATGCGCAGCCGGTAAATAGTAAAAATTTTAAATGGAATATCAGCGTCAACTTCGGCGCCAACCGTAACCGGGTGATAAAACTCGATTCCTTACAGAGAAGGGTATTATTAAGCTCGCCGCAAGCGCTGGGTGCCATCGTGGTAGCAGAAGGAGAAAAATATGGGGAGCTATATACTTCCAGCCTGCAACGTGATGCAGCGGGCCATATCGTGGTAGATGCCACAGGAAAACCTTTGCTGATATCAGATCAGTCAAAGTATGTGGGCAATTTTAATCCCGACTGGACTGCCGGTATTGTTAACAAGCTACAATACAAGAACTGGACCTTGTATTTCCTGATCGATGAGCGCAAAGGTGGTACAATCATCTCCGGCACCGAGGCCCTGATGGCCGCAGCAGGCACCTTGTCGGCCACTACCGTCAATCGTGAAACCGGCTTTGTGATACCGGATGCCGTAACAGCAGAAGGAGATAAAAACACAAAAACCATTTCTGCACAGGATTACTGGACACAAGTGGCCAACAATTCCATAGGAGAGCTATTTGCGCACAGCGCTACCAACATCCGCCTCCGGGAAGCAAGTATTTCCTACGCCATTCCCGCATCATGGCTCCGTACAAAGTTTATCGAGCATGCATCGCTTTCATTGGTGGGCCGCAACCTGTTTTTCTTTAAGAACAATGCCAATGGTATTGATCCGGAAACGGCACTGGGCACAGGCAACAACCAGGGGATTGAATATGCAGCCATCCCAAGCACGCGTAGCTACGCACTGTACTTAAAATTCAATTTTTAA
- a CDS encoding FecR family protein has product MDERVWILLAKRSAGEATAAELIELEALLKNSPDSVRHEALEKIWKAPLQSLPGMKPGKPVWDKIAANINSNDQAPVVFINKRNLRWLAAAMAAAVIVGLFYINTHLNTNTKRYTKTIITKPSAKQQLVLPDGTQVWLNGNSHLTYNEKTFGQQYREVTLSGEAFFDVTKNAAHPFIIHAANVNITVKGTAFNVKAYPAQKHVETSLLRGLVEVTTQQDPERKILLRPDEKIIIAAETPAAATVQPPAGKQDASLFVIARLQKDEQNVLPETVWMNQSLTFNNEPLEQLVPKLESWFSTTIHIEDNALKTKRFSGVITGETMQQTLEALKLSYPFYYTIKQGEVWITK; this is encoded by the coding sequence ATGGACGAAAGGGTGTGGATATTACTGGCCAAACGCAGTGCAGGCGAAGCTACAGCGGCAGAACTTATTGAGTTGGAAGCTTTGCTGAAAAATAGCCCTGATAGTGTGCGCCATGAAGCACTGGAAAAAATATGGAAGGCGCCCCTACAGTCCTTACCCGGAATGAAGCCGGGAAAGCCCGTATGGGACAAGATCGCGGCTAATATCAACAGCAACGACCAGGCACCTGTGGTATTTATCAACAAACGGAATCTCCGGTGGCTCGCAGCAGCCATGGCTGCTGCGGTCATCGTGGGACTGTTTTATATTAACACGCACCTAAACACCAATACAAAACGCTATACTAAAACCATCATCACAAAGCCAAGTGCCAAGCAGCAACTCGTTTTACCAGACGGCACCCAGGTATGGCTGAACGGTAACAGCCATCTTACCTACAATGAAAAAACTTTCGGGCAGCAATACCGGGAGGTAACGCTATCAGGTGAAGCCTTCTTCGATGTTACCAAAAATGCCGCACACCCTTTCATCATTCACGCGGCAAATGTGAATATTACAGTAAAAGGTACTGCTTTCAATGTAAAGGCCTACCCTGCCCAAAAACATGTGGAAACATCGCTGCTGCGCGGCCTGGTGGAAGTAACAACGCAGCAAGACCCTGAACGGAAAATATTATTGAGGCCAGACGAGAAAATAATCATTGCGGCAGAAACGCCAGCCGCTGCCACGGTACAGCCACCGGCGGGCAAACAGGATGCTTCTCTCTTTGTCATCGCCCGCCTGCAAAAAGATGAACAGAACGTACTACCCGAAACGGTGTGGATGAATCAATCGCTCACATTTAATAATGAACCGCTGGAACAGCTGGTCCCCAAGCTGGAAAGCTGGTTTTCTACTACCATTCACATTGAGGACAATGCATTAAAAACAAAAAGATTTTCGGGAGTGATTACCGGCGAAACCATGCAGCAGACATTGGAGGCGCTCAAACTTTCTTATCCTTTCTATTATACTATTAAACAAGGTGAAGTATGGATCACTAAATAA
- a CDS encoding RNA polymerase sigma factor has product MEDKIKKDIAHLQMQLAGGDQAALKQLYDRFSERLLHFSFAIIHHREQAEEVVADVFIQVWQKRARIASLENFAGYLYTITKNISLNYLRKNGKEKYINIDTIYLPYFSIEPTAVDHLISTDLLRCINKAINDLPPRCRLIFKLVKEDGLQYREVAELLHLSLKTIENQMGIALKKVHATVNISLPVYSPPVNKP; this is encoded by the coding sequence GTGGAAGATAAGATAAAAAAAGATATCGCTCATCTTCAAATGCAACTGGCAGGCGGCGACCAGGCCGCGCTGAAACAGTTGTACGACCGCTTCAGCGAAAGGCTCTTACATTTCTCCTTTGCTATTATCCATCACCGGGAGCAAGCCGAAGAAGTAGTGGCCGATGTATTTATACAGGTCTGGCAAAAACGGGCGCGTATAGCGTCACTGGAAAACTTTGCCGGGTACCTGTATACTATCACCAAAAACATCAGCCTTAATTATCTCCGCAAAAATGGCAAGGAGAAATATATCAATATCGATACCATCTACCTTCCCTATTTTTCCATAGAACCTACCGCCGTGGACCATCTTATTTCAACAGACCTCCTCCGGTGTATCAATAAAGCGATCAATGATCTGCCTCCCAGGTGCAGGCTCATTTTTAAGCTGGTAAAAGAAGATGGCCTGCAATACAGAGAAGTGGCGGAGCTACTGCACCTCAGCCTCAAAACAATTGAAAACCAGATGGGTATTGCCCTGAAAAAAGTACATGCTACTGTTAATATCAGTTTGCCGGTATACAGCCCCCCGGTAAACAAACCCTGA